The following proteins are co-located in the Micromonospora coriariae genome:
- a CDS encoding NAD-dependent epimerase/dehydratase family protein, translating to MSKQTVFITGGAGFIGLHVVPMLLEKGYRVRIFDNMTRGDRDRIAELVATGDVELIEQDVRYGGAVHAAMKGCDYAIHLAAVSINKSQADPHESIDINMVGNHNVFAAAADHGVKRLVFASSASVYGDPKKLPMHEDDRLDPLTPYCISKRAGEDLLGFYQRSKGLNWVALRFFNVYGPGQKPTAYYTSVINHFVKRLKTGQPPVIDGKGEQSMDFIHVHDIARSVVAALEAEQGNVAVNIGTGIDTSVATLAEILIKAVGVDVEPQFSPREVLVSRRAADITRAREVLGWEPTIAVEDGMTDLIKTEVA from the coding sequence ATGTCGAAGCAGACCGTCTTCATCACCGGAGGCGCTGGTTTCATCGGCCTGCACGTGGTACCGATGCTGTTGGAGAAGGGCTACCGGGTCCGCATCTTCGACAACATGACCCGCGGCGACCGGGACCGTATCGCGGAGCTGGTGGCGACCGGCGACGTCGAGCTGATCGAGCAGGACGTCCGCTACGGCGGTGCCGTGCACGCGGCCATGAAGGGCTGCGACTACGCGATCCACCTCGCCGCGGTCTCGATCAACAAGAGCCAGGCCGACCCGCACGAGTCGATCGACATCAACATGGTCGGCAACCACAACGTCTTCGCCGCCGCCGCCGACCACGGCGTCAAGCGGTTGGTCTTCGCGTCGTCGGCCTCGGTCTACGGTGACCCGAAGAAGCTGCCGATGCACGAGGACGACCGGCTCGACCCGCTCACGCCGTACTGCATCTCGAAGCGGGCCGGTGAGGACCTGCTCGGCTTCTACCAGCGCAGCAAGGGCCTGAACTGGGTCGCCCTGCGGTTCTTCAACGTCTACGGCCCGGGCCAGAAGCCGACCGCCTACTACACCTCGGTGATCAACCACTTCGTGAAGCGGTTGAAGACCGGTCAGCCCCCGGTCATCGACGGCAAGGGCGAGCAGTCGATGGACTTCATCCACGTCCACGACATCGCCCGCTCCGTCGTCGCCGCGCTGGAGGCCGAGCAGGGCAATGTGGCGGTCAACATCGGCACCGGCATCGACACGTCGGTGGCCACCCTCGCCGAGATCCTGATCAAGGCGGTCGGCGTCGACGTCGAGCCGCAGTTCAGCCCTCGTGAGGTGCTGGTCAGCCGCCGGGCCGCGGACATCACCCGGGCCCGCGAGGTGCTCGGTTGGGAGCCGACCATCGCCGTCGAGGACGGGATGACCGACCTGATCAAGACCGAGGTGGCGTGA
- a CDS encoding TetR/AcrR family transcriptional regulator → MLRGEITTAIRRALMQELAAVGYGRLSIEAVARRAGVSKTAVYRRWNSKLDLVLEMVASAAHGKLPVLDTGTLRGDLALLFQAVAHALRHPLASQIIPDLLAEAARNPTIDQTLRQVLHARQQEVGGRLVTRAVQRGELPADTDPDAAVDLIIGPLYWRLAIARAPVTDSYLGALVESVAAGLGAEPAVPRHRNVVAPSTRA, encoded by the coding sequence GTGCTTCGTGGTGAGATCACCACGGCCATCCGGCGCGCGCTGATGCAGGAGCTCGCCGCGGTCGGCTACGGCCGGCTCTCCATCGAGGCGGTGGCCCGGCGGGCAGGCGTCAGCAAGACAGCGGTCTACCGGCGGTGGAACTCCAAGCTCGACCTGGTGCTGGAAATGGTGGCCTCGGCCGCGCACGGCAAGCTGCCCGTGCTGGACACCGGCACCCTGCGCGGCGACCTCGCGCTGCTCTTCCAGGCGGTGGCGCACGCGCTGCGGCATCCGCTGGCCTCGCAGATCATCCCCGACCTGCTCGCTGAGGCCGCCCGAAACCCGACCATCGACCAGACCCTGCGTCAGGTGCTGCACGCCCGCCAGCAGGAGGTTGGCGGCCGTCTGGTCACCCGCGCCGTGCAGCGCGGCGAGCTGCCCGCCGACACCGACCCGGACGCCGCCGTCGATCTCATCATCGGCCCGCTCTACTGGCGGCTCGCCATCGCCCGCGCTCCGGTCACCGACAGCTACCTCGGCGCCCTGGTCGAGTCGGTGGCCGCCGGGCTCGGCGCCGAACCGGCCGTACCCCGGCACCGGAACGTCGTGGCCCCGTCGACGCGCGCCTGA
- a CDS encoding DegT/DnrJ/EryC1/StrS family aminotransferase: protein MIPISVVKLDEEAERLAVEVIRSGVIAQGPMVARLEREFAELVGVEHAVAVNNGTTALVAALQVLDLQPGDEVITSPFTFVATLNAILEAGATARFADIREDDFCVDPAALADAIGPRTRVLMPVHLYGQPADMDTIAPLAQKHGLGLVEDTAQSLGATISGRGAGSFGLGTFSLYATKNLTTGEGGMITTNDAALADRLRVLRNQGMRQRYQYEVAGHNYRLTDLQAALGIPQIAAYGGNVKRRKDNAGRLSAGLADVPGLRLPTELPGRSHVWHQYTVLVTDEAPVSRDEVIARLTESGVGCGIYYPKTVYDYDCYRDHPRVIADPAPVTDRVVRQCVSLPVHHHLTDSDLDQVVEAVRKAVGA, encoded by the coding sequence GTGATCCCGATTTCCGTCGTCAAGCTGGACGAGGAAGCCGAACGGTTGGCGGTCGAGGTGATCCGCTCGGGCGTCATCGCGCAGGGGCCGATGGTGGCCCGCCTGGAGCGCGAGTTCGCCGAGCTGGTCGGCGTCGAGCACGCGGTCGCCGTCAACAACGGCACCACCGCCCTCGTGGCCGCGCTCCAGGTGCTCGACCTGCAGCCCGGCGACGAGGTGATCACCAGCCCCTTCACCTTCGTCGCGACCCTCAACGCGATCCTCGAGGCGGGCGCCACCGCTCGGTTCGCCGACATTCGCGAGGATGACTTCTGCGTCGACCCGGCGGCGCTCGCCGACGCCATCGGCCCGCGCACCCGGGTGCTGATGCCGGTGCACCTGTACGGCCAGCCCGCCGACATGGACACCATCGCCCCGCTGGCCCAGAAGCACGGCCTGGGCCTGGTCGAGGACACCGCGCAGTCCCTGGGCGCGACCATCTCCGGCCGTGGCGCCGGCAGCTTCGGTCTCGGCACCTTCTCGCTGTACGCCACCAAGAACCTCACCACCGGTGAGGGCGGCATGATCACCACCAACGACGCGGCGCTCGCCGACCGGTTGCGCGTGCTGCGCAACCAGGGCATGCGGCAGCGCTACCAGTACGAGGTGGCCGGGCACAACTACCGCCTCACCGACCTGCAGGCCGCGCTGGGCATCCCGCAGATCGCCGCGTACGGCGGAAACGTCAAGCGCCGCAAGGACAACGCCGGCCGGCTCTCCGCTGGCCTGGCCGATGTCCCCGGCCTGCGCCTGCCGACCGAGCTGCCCGGCCGGTCGCACGTCTGGCACCAGTACACGGTGCTGGTCACCGACGAGGCTCCGGTGAGCCGCGACGAGGTGATCGCCCGCCTGACCGAGAGCGGCGTGGGCTGCGGCATCTACTACCCCAAGACGGTCTACGACTACGACTGCTACCGCGACCACCCCCGAGTGATCGCGGACCCGGCGCCGGTGACCGACCGGGTGGTCCGCCAGTGCGTCTCCCTGCCGGTGCACCACCATCTCACCGACAGCGACCTCGACCAGGTCGTCGAGGCCGTCCGGAAGGCGGTCGGCGCGTGA
- a CDS encoding glycosyltransferase family 4 protein gives MRIAVVNNFFPPRAGGSSHLSESLARGYAAAGHEVLVLTAAYQDAPAVEERDGLRIVRLPAFMLPETRLAVSFDISFTSRPSVLRRVRTLLDDFRPDVIHQHGQFFDLTWATALYARKRRVPALLSIHTRLENPQARYAKVFRALDATMVKPFMRRAKPRLVVMDVLMQEYIESRYRGAHSGLVPIPVGVDPDWVVGGNGQRVRDRHELGNAPVILSVGHVIPLRDRVALVEALPEVLAAVPDAKLLICGQVYYHHFAERARALGVEHAIIAAGKVPKSEIPDYLAAATVESHEQGLGLGTATLEAMAAGVPVVAPARADNFPGIALRDGDNVLLCEPGDVQGLAKRLVAALTEPGVAKQIGVNGQALIRERFSLERVLHRHLEVLTEMAASQGR, from the coding sequence GTGCGTATCGCAGTCGTCAACAACTTCTTCCCGCCGCGCGCCGGCGGAAGCTCCCACCTGTCCGAGTCGCTCGCCCGCGGCTACGCCGCCGCCGGGCATGAGGTGCTGGTGCTCACCGCCGCCTACCAGGACGCTCCGGCGGTCGAGGAGCGCGACGGGCTGCGGATCGTCCGGCTGCCGGCGTTCATGCTGCCGGAGACCCGGCTGGCAGTCAGCTTCGACATCTCCTTCACCAGCCGGCCGAGCGTGCTGCGACGGGTCCGCACACTGCTCGACGACTTCCGGCCGGACGTCATCCACCAGCACGGGCAGTTCTTCGACCTGACCTGGGCGACAGCGCTCTACGCGCGTAAGCGCCGGGTGCCGGCGCTGCTCTCCATCCACACCCGGCTGGAGAACCCGCAGGCCCGGTACGCGAAGGTGTTCCGCGCTCTGGACGCGACAATGGTCAAGCCGTTCATGCGGCGCGCCAAGCCCCGGCTCGTGGTGATGGACGTGCTCATGCAGGAGTACATCGAGTCGCGCTATCGCGGCGCGCACTCCGGCCTGGTGCCGATCCCGGTCGGGGTGGATCCGGACTGGGTGGTCGGCGGCAACGGTCAGCGGGTCCGCGACCGTCACGAACTGGGCAACGCGCCGGTGATCCTCTCGGTGGGTCACGTCATCCCGCTGCGGGACCGCGTCGCGCTGGTCGAGGCGCTGCCCGAGGTGCTGGCCGCGGTGCCGGACGCGAAGCTGCTCATCTGCGGGCAGGTCTACTACCACCACTTCGCCGAGCGGGCCCGTGCGCTCGGCGTCGAGCACGCCATCATCGCCGCCGGCAAGGTGCCCAAGAGTGAGATCCCGGACTACCTCGCCGCCGCCACTGTGGAGTCGCACGAGCAGGGGCTGGGCCTCGGCACCGCGACGCTTGAGGCGATGGCCGCCGGGGTTCCGGTGGTGGCGCCGGCGCGGGCGGACAACTTCCCCGGTATCGCCCTCCGCGACGGCGACAACGTCCTGCTCTGCGAGCCGGGCGATGTCCAGGGCCTGGCCAAGCGGCTGGTCGCCGCGCTGACCGAGCCGGGTGTGGCGAAGCAGATCGGAGTCAACGGTCAGGCGTTGATCCGCGAGCGGTTCAGCCTGGAGCGGGTGCTGCACCGGCACCTGGAGGTGCTGACCGAGATGGCCGCCTCGCAGGGCCGCTGA
- a CDS encoding Gfo/Idh/MocA family protein, whose translation MTAKLRFALVGTGVMGSLHARVVAQSDRAELARVIEPRRSVGQQVAERYGADWSPDADDLSDVDAVVIAAPTEFHRGLADQVLAADKPLLIEKPVCGSLAETEEIVATAEKRGVPLLCGLLERFNPAVLTALALAHRPVHLTATRHSPYAPRIRTGVAWDLLIHDVDLAIQAFGGEEPATVRGTFGHFHPDSLTEAEDVAETVLSFGTGAVANVSASRIGQRKVRTLVISEVDRLIEADLIRKDVTIYRHVSLDAATPDGRGYRQQSIIEVPELITNREPLAAQLDHFLDIVAGTADADVERQRILPAHRVVGRLFADNGR comes from the coding sequence GTGACCGCCAAACTGCGTTTCGCCCTGGTCGGCACCGGGGTCATGGGTTCGTTGCACGCCCGGGTGGTCGCCCAGTCGGACCGGGCCGAGCTGGCCCGGGTCATCGAGCCCCGGCGGTCGGTCGGCCAGCAGGTCGCCGAGCGGTACGGGGCCGACTGGTCCCCGGACGCCGACGACCTCTCCGACGTCGACGCGGTGGTGATCGCCGCTCCCACCGAGTTCCACCGCGGCCTCGCCGACCAGGTCCTGGCAGCCGACAAGCCGCTGCTGATCGAGAAGCCGGTCTGCGGCAGCCTCGCCGAGACCGAGGAGATCGTGGCGACCGCCGAGAAGCGCGGAGTGCCGCTGCTGTGCGGGCTGCTGGAGCGGTTCAACCCGGCGGTGCTGACGGCACTGGCCCTGGCCCACCGCCCGGTGCACCTGACCGCCACCCGGCACTCGCCGTACGCGCCGCGGATCCGCACCGGGGTCGCCTGGGATCTGCTCATCCACGACGTCGACCTGGCGATCCAGGCATTCGGCGGAGAGGAGCCGGCGACGGTACGCGGGACCTTCGGCCACTTCCACCCCGACTCGCTCACCGAGGCGGAGGACGTGGCGGAGACCGTGCTGTCGTTCGGCACCGGCGCCGTGGCCAACGTGTCGGCGAGCCGGATCGGGCAGCGCAAGGTGCGGACCCTGGTGATCAGCGAGGTCGACCGGCTGATCGAGGCCGACCTGATCCGTAAGGACGTGACCATCTATCGGCACGTCTCGCTGGACGCCGCCACCCCGGACGGGCGTGGCTACCGGCAGCAGAGCATCATCGAGGTGCCGGAGCTGATCACGAACCGCGAGCCGCTCGCCGCCCAGCTGGACCACTTCCTGGACATCGTCGCCGGCACCGCCGACGCCGACGTCGAGCGGCAGCGGATCCTGCCGGCGCACCG
- a CDS encoding DegT/DnrJ/EryC1/StrS family aminotransferase encodes MSEVIALGQPTVGEAELAAIAEVFASGWLAGSGPTCRRFEERFAVVAGTRHALATSNCGSALHLALLTLGVKPGDEVIVGDYTFPATGHSVMWTGATPVFADVRPDTWTVDPAAVEAAITPRTVGIIAVDAFGQPADYDELRAIADKHGLFLVEDAACSAGATYKGRPAGSLADIATFSFHGRKGITAGEGGAYVTDREDLAAHARKLHTYGVEGALTRAELSHLPIPTFTELGYNYRLSDISAAIMLAQLDRLPDLLAAKRRTAARYGELLKDHELITTPYEAPDREHPWQSYVVTLAPSVDRGAVALELRQRGVQCTFGTYASHAQPLYGQTTPCPVSADLFVRHLAIPMHANLTDDQVETVAATLIDVVNSAATSR; translated from the coding sequence ATGTCTGAGGTCATCGCGCTCGGTCAGCCCACGGTCGGCGAGGCCGAACTCGCCGCCATCGCCGAGGTCTTCGCCTCCGGCTGGCTCGCTGGTTCCGGGCCCACCTGCCGTCGTTTCGAGGAGCGCTTCGCCGTCGTCGCCGGCACCCGGCACGCCCTCGCCACCAGCAACTGTGGTTCCGCCCTGCACCTCGCGCTGCTCACCCTCGGGGTCAAGCCCGGCGACGAGGTGATCGTCGGCGACTACACCTTCCCGGCCACCGGCCACTCCGTGATGTGGACCGGCGCCACGCCGGTCTTCGCCGACGTGCGCCCGGACACCTGGACCGTCGACCCGGCGGCCGTCGAGGCCGCGATCACGCCACGTACCGTCGGCATCATCGCCGTCGACGCGTTCGGGCAGCCGGCGGACTACGACGAGCTGCGCGCCATCGCCGACAAGCACGGGCTGTTCCTGGTCGAGGACGCCGCCTGCTCGGCGGGCGCCACCTACAAGGGCCGCCCGGCCGGCAGCCTGGCCGACATCGCCACCTTCAGCTTCCACGGCCGCAAGGGCATCACCGCCGGCGAGGGCGGGGCGTACGTCACCGACCGCGAGGACCTCGCGGCGCACGCCCGCAAGCTGCACACGTACGGCGTGGAGGGTGCGCTCACCCGCGCCGAGCTGTCGCACCTGCCGATCCCGACCTTCACCGAGCTGGGCTACAACTACCGGCTCTCCGACATCTCCGCGGCGATCATGCTCGCCCAGCTCGACCGGCTGCCGGACCTGCTGGCCGCCAAGCGTCGCACCGCCGCCCGCTACGGCGAGCTGCTCAAGGACCACGAGCTGATCACGACGCCCTACGAGGCGCCGGACCGCGAGCACCCCTGGCAGTCGTACGTCGTCACCCTGGCCCCCTCGGTCGACCGGGGCGCGGTCGCGCTGGAGCTGCGCCAGCGCGGAGTGCAGTGCACCTTCGGCACGTACGCCTCGCACGCCCAGCCGCTCTACGGCCAGACCACGCCCTGCCCGGTCTCGGCGGACCTGTTCGTCCGGCACCTGGCCATCCCGATGCACGCCAACCTCACCGACGACCAGGTCGAGACCGTCGCGGCCACGCTCATCGACGTCGTCAACTCCGCGGCCACCAGCCGCTGA
- a CDS encoding lysylphosphatidylglycerol synthase domain-containing protein encodes MAETATQVETVPTPATGAATAKSRWLSLAVRVVVIGAIAAGMTWSVVSQWPQVRQTWLDLAWPSVVLAVLAVLAGMFANSMAWRAAAADLEHQVSVPAALRICMVGQLGKYIPGSVWAYVLQMELGRRAGLPRARAFLATLVALGLGVVAALGVGLLSLPSLLDATADSGAEYAEPVRVALYIVAVLFPIALLCAVPAVLTRLIQLVLKVLRRPPLQHRLTLPGVLRVVGWSALGYTLFGVHLWLLANAQAAPGVGGLLRSIGSFAIAMTVGMFAFLSPSGLGVREAVLVATMAPFLAGAGGIGAATGIALASRLIFTVADLLAAGIAALSGMRQLRKATGESAGGPALDGAAAAVRAEQVPAPRSGADAPVTTG; translated from the coding sequence GTGGCAGAAACCGCGACGCAGGTCGAAACGGTACCCACCCCGGCCACCGGGGCCGCCACGGCGAAGTCCCGCTGGCTTTCGCTGGCCGTCCGGGTGGTGGTGATCGGGGCGATCGCGGCCGGCATGACCTGGAGCGTCGTCAGCCAGTGGCCGCAGGTGCGGCAGACCTGGCTCGACCTGGCGTGGCCCTCCGTGGTGCTCGCCGTGCTGGCGGTGCTGGCCGGCATGTTCGCCAACTCGATGGCCTGGCGGGCCGCCGCGGCGGACCTGGAGCACCAGGTGTCCGTGCCGGCCGCCCTGCGGATCTGCATGGTCGGTCAGCTCGGCAAGTACATCCCGGGCAGCGTCTGGGCCTACGTCCTGCAGATGGAGCTGGGCCGGCGCGCCGGCCTGCCGCGGGCTCGGGCCTTCCTGGCCACGCTCGTGGCGCTGGGCCTCGGCGTCGTCGCCGCGCTCGGTGTGGGGCTGCTCAGCCTGCCCTCACTGCTCGACGCGACCGCCGACTCCGGCGCGGAGTACGCGGAGCCGGTCCGGGTGGCGCTCTACATCGTCGCCGTTCTCTTCCCGATCGCGCTGCTCTGCGCCGTTCCGGCCGTGTTGACCCGGCTCATTCAGCTCGTCCTCAAGGTGCTGCGTCGTCCGCCGCTGCAGCACCGGCTCACCCTGCCCGGCGTGCTCCGGGTGGTCGGGTGGAGCGCCCTCGGCTACACCCTCTTCGGCGTGCACCTGTGGCTGCTGGCCAACGCACAGGCCGCGCCGGGCGTCGGCGGCCTGCTCCGCAGCATCGGGTCGTTCGCCATCGCGATGACGGTCGGGATGTTCGCGTTCCTCTCCCCCTCCGGGCTGGGCGTCCGGGAGGCCGTGCTGGTCGCCACCATGGCGCCCTTCCTCGCCGGCGCCGGCGGCATCGGCGCGGCGACCGGGATCGCGCTCGCCTCCCGACTGATCTTCACCGTGGCCGACCTGCTCGCCGCCGGCATCGCCGCCCTCTCCGGGATGCGGCAGCTGCGGAAGGCGACCGGGGAGAGCGCTGGCGGCCCGGCCCTCGACGGGGCCGCCGCGGCGGTCCGGGCCGAGCAGGTACCCGCGCCCCGCTCGGGTGCGGACGCACCGGTCACCACCGGCTGA
- a CDS encoding acyltransferase encodes MTQLSSAGSPSSHGLPANPYNPHAWVIGEPVIGAGTWIGAFTVIDGSGGLTIGAGCDISCGAQIYTHSTARRCVSGRAYASVDRAPVVIGDRVFIGANATVMMGVTIGDGAVVGAGAVVSRDVPPGAVVTGVPARVVSTVELDGGDVRFVPVAES; translated from the coding sequence GTGACCCAGTTGTCGTCCGCCGGGAGTCCGTCATCGCACGGGCTCCCGGCGAATCCGTACAACCCGCACGCCTGGGTGATCGGCGAGCCGGTGATCGGCGCCGGGACATGGATCGGCGCCTTCACGGTCATCGACGGGTCCGGCGGGCTGACCATCGGCGCCGGGTGCGACATCAGCTGCGGAGCGCAGATCTACACCCACTCCACCGCCCGGCGTTGCGTATCGGGTCGTGCCTATGCTTCGGTGGACCGGGCGCCGGTGGTGATCGGCGACCGCGTCTTCATCGGGGCGAATGCGACAGTGATGATGGGCGTCACCATCGGTGACGGTGCGGTCGTCGGCGCGGGCGCCGTGGTCAGCAGAGACGTGCCACCGGGGGCGGTCGTGACGGGGGTCCCGGCTCGGGTGGTCTCCACAGTCGAGTTGGACGGCGGCGATGTCCGGTTCGTCCCCGTAGCGGAAAGCTAG
- the lhgO gene encoding L-2-hydroxyglutarate oxidase — protein sequence MTRFVVVGGGIVGLAVAHRLMIDRPGDSVTVLEKEAGWAAHQTGHNSGVIHAGVYYKPGSLKATLCKAGSASIVEFCREHGLAHEICGKLIVATDGAELPRLHDLHQRALANGLPARLIDGAEAAEYEPHVAAVGALHVASTGIVDFGAVCRKLAELLAEGGADLRTGTEVTGVATRPEGVVVTTNRGEVTADVLINCAGLHADRISRLAGVPTPVRIVPFRGEYYELVPQRQGLVRGLIYPVPDPQFPFLGVHLTKMIDGSVHAGPNAVLATAREGYSWGRINARDIWDELSYRGLWALGRRHYRYGLTEVTRSLSKKRFADSLARLVPELTPADIVRAGAGVRAQAILPDGGLVDDFLIVEADRQVHVLNAPSPAATSSLEIARHIVSRLPVDAPR from the coding sequence ATGACCAGGTTCGTGGTGGTGGGTGGCGGCATCGTCGGGCTGGCGGTGGCACACCGGCTGATGATCGACCGGCCCGGCGACTCGGTCACGGTGCTGGAGAAGGAGGCCGGCTGGGCGGCCCACCAGACCGGTCACAACTCGGGCGTCATCCATGCCGGCGTCTACTACAAGCCCGGCAGCCTGAAGGCCACCCTCTGCAAGGCCGGCAGCGCCTCGATTGTCGAGTTCTGCCGCGAGCACGGGCTGGCGCACGAGATCTGCGGCAAGCTGATCGTCGCCACCGACGGCGCGGAGCTGCCCCGGTTGCACGACCTGCACCAGCGCGCCCTTGCCAACGGCCTGCCGGCGCGGCTGATCGATGGTGCGGAGGCGGCCGAGTACGAGCCGCACGTGGCGGCCGTGGGCGCACTGCACGTCGCCTCGACCGGCATCGTCGACTTCGGCGCGGTCTGCCGCAAGCTGGCCGAACTGCTCGCCGAGGGCGGGGCGGACCTGCGCACCGGCACCGAGGTCACCGGGGTGGCCACCCGTCCGGAGGGTGTGGTCGTCACCACCAACCGCGGCGAGGTGACCGCGGACGTCCTGATCAACTGCGCCGGCCTGCACGCCGACCGGATCTCCCGGCTGGCGGGCGTGCCGACGCCGGTGCGGATCGTGCCGTTCCGCGGCGAGTACTACGAGCTGGTCCCGCAGCGGCAGGGGTTGGTGCGGGGACTGATCTACCCGGTGCCGGACCCGCAGTTCCCCTTCCTCGGGGTGCACCTGACCAAGATGATCGACGGCAGCGTGCACGCCGGCCCGAACGCGGTGCTGGCCACCGCCCGCGAGGGCTACTCCTGGGGCCGGATCAACGCCCGTGACATCTGGGACGAGCTCTCCTACCGCGGTCTCTGGGCGCTGGGTCGGCGGCACTACCGCTACGGCCTGACCGAGGTGACCCGGTCGCTGTCGAAGAAGCGCTTCGCGGACAGCCTGGCCCGCCTGGTGCCGGAGCTGACCCCGGCGGACATCGTCCGGGCCGGCGCCGGCGTGCGGGCGCAGGCGATCCTTCCCGACGGCGGCCTGGTGGACGACTTCCTGATCGTCGAGGCCGACCGGCAGGTGCACGTGCTCAACGCACCCTCCCCCGCCGCGACCAGCTCGCTGGAGATCGCCCGGCACATCGTCTCCCGACTTCCGGTCGACGCGCCGCGCTGA